The nucleotide window AACTTACTTTACTTAGATGAACTTTTAATTTTGCTTGATAACGTTTTAAATAAAAAGCTTATATGACTTATATGTTTAAAATAATCTATTTGATAAAGCGGTTTTATTACTTCAAATGAACATCCACGTCAGCGTTCATACCCGGACGAAGCAATTTTATTTTTTGAGGATCGTTTGAAGCGTTAAGGCTTATTTTTACCGGTAATCTTTGGATGGTTTTTACAAAGTTTCCAGTTGCGTTATCCGGAGGAAGTAATGAAAAACGGGATCCTGTAGCCGGTGAAAAAGAAGTAAGCGTTCCTTCAAAATCATAGTCAGGATATGCATCTACTCTTACCGTTACTTTTTGGCCAATAACCATTTTGTTCAATTGTGTTTCTTTAAAATTAGCCACAACCCAAGCTTCATTGTTATTGATGATGAAAAATAAAGATTGTCCTTGTTGTACCAGTTGTCCCGGTTGAATGTCAATTTTTGAAACTTGTCCGTCAATAGCAGCGGTTACCACAGTGTAAGTCAGGTTTAATTGAGCCACTTCAAGCAATGCTTTTGCTTTTTTGATATTGGCAGCCGCAACTTCCGTTTGTTTATTGGTAACTCTTGATTTTGCTTCGATTACCGATTTTTGGTAAGCACTCGCTTTTTGTTGTTGTTGCAAAATACGTACTTGGCTTTCAGCTTCTTGTTTGGCGGCCAATGCTTGTTCGTATTGTTGTTTTGTGATCGAGTGATTTTTGTATAGGTTTTCGTAACGAACATAATCACTAGTTGCTCTGCCCAATCTGATTTTGGCAGTTTCAATATTTCCTCCAGCCGATTGAACGTTAGCATCCGAAACGGCAATGCTAGCCAATGCACTTCCAATATCTTCTTTGGCTACTTCATAACCACCTTCAGCACCGATTAAAGCTGCGTTTGCTTCTTCAATTTTTAATTGATAATCTCTTTTGTCAATGGTAAATAAAGTATCTCCCTTTTTTACATAATCATTATCCTTAACATATACTTTGCTGATATATCCCGAAACTCTTGGGATAATAGGATTCATGTTTTTCTCAATTTGGGCATCGTCTGTTTCTTCGTGTCCTTGAGAATGGATGTATTTTACGATTCCGTAAGTTCCTCCTGTTAGGATCAAAACCAATAGGATTATGATGAATTTTGTGTTTGTTTTTTTCTTTTCCATGATATTGGCGGTAGTTATATTTTTGAAAGGTTGAAGGTTTGTGATAATTGTCCTGTAGCCGAAAGTAATTCGTAATATCTTTGAATCACGTCAACTTTGGCAATGGTTTCGCTTATTTTTGATTTCAGTTGTTCTACATCGGCTTCAAGTAAATCATTGGTGTCCGAAAGACCGTTTTCGTATTTATCTTTTACGATTCGGTAATTTTCAGTTGCCTGATCAACAGCTTCTTTGTAAACAATGTTTTGTTTTATTGCCAAATCATAATTGGTAATTGACTGCTGTACTTGAACTCTAATGTTGTCTTTTAAAAGTTCCTCAGTGTTTTTTACTTCAAGAGCTTTACTTTCTGCAATTTTTACTTGTGTACCATTTTTAAGGATTCCGCTGATGTCGTAAGATACGCCTACACCAAAGAACATCGCATTTTCCAAAGTTACGATATTGTTCATGTTCAAAGCAGCATATCCACCCACCAAAGCTACGCTAGGGTAGTAGGCTCCTTTGGCAATTTTGACATTGTTTTGAGTTGCTTTTTCCTGAAATTGCAATGCCTCCAAATCTTTTCTGTTTTCAAAAGCGGGTTTCTCGTCTGATGGGACTTCATCTTTGTGAAGATTAATCAAATCACTTTCATTAACAACCAATTTAGTCTCTGTTGGTAATTTTAACAAAGTTACGAGATAGTAATTGATTACTTTTTCATTGTTTAACGCTTCGTCAAGTGACAACTGAATTTTTGAAGCCTGAAGTTGCGCTTTCAATAAATCATTTCGAGGAATGATTCCGTTTTTTTCCAAAGCAATAAAATCCGTAACACGTTGATTGGCGCTTTTTTGGTTTTCCTTCAATAATTCGATGGTTCTTTGTACTTTATAAAGATTGGCATAGTAGTTTATCACTCTCATGGCCACATCTTCTTTAGTCTTGGATGCCATCGCATTTTCAGCCTGAAATAAATTATCCTGAAGTTTTATACCGTTTTGAATTTTCATTCCGGCAAATACAGGGATATTTAAACTGGCTTGGCCTATCATTATTCTATCCGGTACAGGAAAAGCTCCAGATCCAGCATTGATGTCTAATTTTACTGTTGGTTCGGTTAATTGAAGCAATTGCCCGTTGATTTTCAGGTCCGGGTATTGCGTGTTCTTGGCCGATTGTAATTCCTGTTTCTTGGTTTCTACTTTGGTGTTGGCCAATGAGATTTCATTACTTTTTGTCCAAGC belongs to Flavobacterium aquiphilum and includes:
- a CDS encoding TolC family protein codes for the protein MKVRNLMLFGSFFIGVSSINAQDKTNIKLEEAIQLAWTKSNEISLANTKVETKKQELQSAKNTQYPDLKINGQLLQLTEPTVKLDINAGSGAFPVPDRIMIGQASLNIPVFAGMKIQNGIKLQDNLFQAENAMASKTKEDVAMRVINYYANLYKVQRTIELLKENQKSANQRVTDFIALEKNGIIPRNDLLKAQLQASKIQLSLDEALNNEKVINYYLVTLLKLPTETKLVVNESDLINLHKDEVPSDEKPAFENRKDLEALQFQEKATQNNVKIAKGAYYPSVALVGGYAALNMNNIVTLENAMFFGVGVSYDISGILKNGTQVKIAESKALEVKNTEELLKDNIRVQVQQSITNYDLAIKQNIVYKEAVDQATENYRIVKDKYENGLSDTNDLLEADVEQLKSKISETIAKVDVIQRYYELLSATGQLSQTFNLSKI
- a CDS encoding HlyD family secretion protein, with the translated sequence MEKKKTNTKFIIILLVLILTGGTYGIVKYIHSQGHEETDDAQIEKNMNPIIPRVSGYISKVYVKDNDYVKKGDTLFTIDKRDYQLKIEEANAALIGAEGGYEVAKEDIGSALASIAVSDANVQSAGGNIETAKIRLGRATSDYVRYENLYKNHSITKQQYEQALAAKQEAESQVRILQQQQKASAYQKSVIEAKSRVTNKQTEVAAANIKKAKALLEVAQLNLTYTVVTAAIDGQVSKIDIQPGQLVQQGQSLFFIINNNEAWVVANFKETQLNKMVIGQKVTVRVDAYPDYDFEGTLTSFSPATGSRFSLLPPDNATGNFVKTIQRLPVKISLNASNDPQKIKLLRPGMNADVDVHLK